The Acidobacteriota bacterium genome includes a region encoding these proteins:
- a CDS encoding glycosyltransferase, which yields MATIAWHGLQWLLLIPAVGGSVYAVLCILAVLRFRARAGSRPAPPPASWPPVTILKPVHGLEKDQRRNLRSACLQDYPEYEVVFSVQDGDDPALPLLYEIQREFGPGRVTVAVENVRHGTNGKINNMMGGLRHARHDVLVISDSDVRLEPDYLKTIVAPLGDPEVGCVCTLYKAAGAASWYERMELLTLNADFMANVLFAHVSGASRFCLGASAALHRSTLERIGGLEALSDYLVEDYEMGRRIWGLGKEVAIVPYFVDTVVDLKSPSHWWSHQVYWDQNTRAARPYAFFATALVRSVPFALLFALARPGDPLGWWVFAGAAALRLVSAAVILGPGLGDREGVRSLGLLLPRDLSSLVTWMLAFTKRTTTWRGARFILTRDGRLVARDPMTKDRLRTAH from the coding sequence ATGGCGACTATTGCGTGGCACGGCCTCCAGTGGCTGTTGCTGATCCCGGCGGTCGGCGGCTCCGTTTACGCGGTTCTCTGCATCCTGGCCGTCCTGCGCTTCCGCGCGCGGGCGGGCTCCCGGCCCGCCCCCCCTCCCGCGTCCTGGCCCCCCGTCACGATCCTGAAGCCGGTCCACGGCCTGGAAAAGGACCAGCGGCGGAACCTGCGGAGCGCCTGCCTGCAGGATTACCCGGAGTATGAGGTCGTGTTCTCGGTCCAGGACGGCGACGACCCCGCCCTCCCGCTCCTGTACGAAATCCAGCGGGAGTTCGGCCCCGGCCGCGTCACCGTCGCCGTGGAGAACGTCCGCCACGGCACCAACGGCAAAATCAACAACATGATGGGGGGACTCCGGCACGCCCGTCATGACGTGCTGGTGATCAGCGACAGCGACGTCCGCCTCGAGCCCGACTACCTGAAGACCATCGTCGCTCCGCTCGGCGACCCGGAGGTCGGGTGCGTCTGCACCCTCTACAAGGCCGCGGGCGCCGCCTCCTGGTACGAGCGGATGGAACTGCTGACGCTGAACGCCGACTTCATGGCCAACGTCCTGTTCGCCCACGTCAGCGGCGCCTCCCGGTTCTGCCTCGGGGCGTCCGCCGCCCTCCACCGCTCCACCCTGGAGCGGATCGGGGGCCTGGAGGCCCTCTCCGACTACCTCGTGGAAGACTACGAAATGGGCCGCCGCATCTGGGGGCTGGGAAAGGAAGTCGCCATCGTACCCTATTTCGTCGACACCGTCGTCGACCTCAAGAGCCCCTCCCACTGGTGGAGCCACCAGGTCTACTGGGACCAGAACACGCGGGCCGCGCGCCCCTACGCGTTCTTCGCCACGGCGCTGGTGCGTTCGGTCCCCTTCGCCCTCCTGTTCGCCCTGGCGCGCCCGGGCGACCCCCTGGGATGGTGGGTGTTCGCGGGCGCCGCGGCGCTGCGGCTGGTTTCGGCCGCCGTGATCCTCGGCCCGGGGCTCGGCGACCGGGAGGGGGTGCGCAGCCTCGGCCTGCTCCTGCCGCGCGACCTCTCCTCCCTGGTCACCTGGATGCTGGCCTTCACCAAGCGCACGACGACATGGCGCGGCGCCCGCTTCATTCTCACCCGGGACGGACGCCTGGTGGCCCGGGACCCAATGACGAAGGACAGGCTGCGAACGGCCCACTGA
- the hpnK gene encoding hopanoid biosynthesis-associated protein HpnK, whose translation MKNIIITGDDFGLALPVNEAIARAHDEGVLTSASLMVGAPFSGDAVERARRAPTLRVGLHLTLVEGRPVLPPERVPDLVDAGGRFSTHLAQSGFRFFFLPRVRRQLEMEIRAQFEAFGATGLDLDHADAHNHMHLHPTILGLMLKTGREYGLHSVRLPAEPPLRSWRAARRRLGARTASRAFLSPWTRLMRHRLRRAGMRHNDALFGMTDSGAMTEDLVLRLLSELPPGVTEFCFHPATGRAPEIDGPMPDYRHEEEFRALTGPRLRRALQERRIRPIAFGDLPSPALKPQPPLKKGRP comes from the coding sequence GTGAAAAACATCATTATCACGGGGGACGATTTCGGGCTGGCCCTGCCTGTGAACGAGGCGATCGCCAGGGCCCACGACGAGGGGGTTCTCACCTCGGCCAGCCTCATGGTGGGCGCCCCCTTTTCCGGGGACGCCGTGGAGCGCGCGCGGCGCGCCCCCACCCTCCGCGTGGGGCTCCATCTCACCCTGGTCGAGGGGCGCCCGGTGCTGCCGCCCGAAAGGGTGCCCGACCTCGTCGACGCCGGCGGCCGTTTTTCCACGCACCTCGCGCAGAGCGGGTTCCGCTTCTTCTTCCTGCCCCGGGTCCGCAGGCAGCTGGAGATGGAGATCCGGGCCCAGTTCGAGGCGTTCGGCGCGACGGGGCTGGACCTCGACCACGCCGACGCGCACAACCATATGCATCTTCACCCGACGATCCTGGGGCTGATGCTGAAAACGGGAAGGGAATACGGGTTGCACTCCGTGCGCCTCCCCGCGGAACCGCCGCTCCGATCCTGGAGGGCCGCACGGCGGAGGCTGGGGGCGCGGACCGCGTCCCGCGCCTTCCTCTCCCCCTGGACCCGCCTGATGCGGCACCGGCTGCGCCGGGCCGGGATGAGGCACAACGACGCCCTGTTCGGGATGACCGACAGCGGCGCCATGACGGAGGACCTCGTCCTGCGCCTCCTCTCCGAGCTTCCGCCGGGGGTCACGGAGTTCTGTTTCCACCCGGCCACGGGGCGGGCCCCGGAAATCGACGGCCCCATGCCCGATTACCGGCACGAGGAGGAATTCCGGGCCCTCACCGGCCCGCGCCTGAGGAGGGCGCTGCAGGAAAGACGCATCCGGCCGATCGCCTTCGGCGATCTGCCGTCACCGGCTCTGAAGCCGCAACCCCCACTCAAGAAAGGAAGACCATGA